CTCCAACAGGCGCGCCATGCCGCCGATGTAGACGAAGCCCGCGCCGCCACCGCCGCCGAGGACGGTGACGAGCTTCTTGTAGCCCACTTCGGCGTCGAGTTCGGCGGCCGAGAAGTCGTTGCGGTGGCGATCGATGAGTACCTGTCGCTGGTCGTCCTGGTCCTGGGTCAGGCCCGCCAACAGCTCGCGTGCCGCCGTCAGCGCCTTGATCTGGTCGGGTTCCTCGCGCAACGGAGCGAACAACGCATCGACGACCCGGGAGCGCCAGGGCCCGATTTCGGCGCCCACCGAGATGTCCCCGCGGCCCCGACTGCCGCCCGGCCCCGCGACCCCTGGTTCGAAGTCGGCCAGCCGCGCGAAGTTCAGGATGTAACGCAGTCGGCGCAGTTCCTCGTCGCTGAGCACATCGGGATTGGCCAGGTGGTTACGAACCAGCCGGTTCTCCATTTTCTGCAGGAGCAGGGCCGGATCGGCCGACGGCAGATCGACGGTGTCCAGGGCGGCGTCGGTGGCTTTGGTCTCAGGGTCTTCGAGGTCTTCCAGCGCCGGCGTGAGATCGAACTCGGGCACGTGGCGGCCCCTGCGAGGGCCGAAACGGCCAAGCAGCACGTCGGCGAACGGGATGTCCATGAGGAACCACCCTCTCATGGGCGGCTCCCGGTCGTGACTACCGTCCGGGGACGGGCACCGTGGGCATCGCCGTGGTACCCGGCCAGCAACCCAGCGGGCTGATGCCCTTGTTGATCGCCGCCGTGATGCAGTTCTGCACAACCACGTTGGGGTCGTTGCTGATGGAGCGCGACAGGATCTCGTTCGCCTTGGCCTGAGCCTCGGCCGTGCGCTGCGACTCCACCGCGATCGAGGTCTGGGCGCGCTGCTGGTTGAGCTGGTTGATCTTGTCCTCGGTGCCCTGGTCGTACTGGATGGTGGGCACGTTGATGTCGAAGATGTCGACCTGCCCGCCCACGTCCTTGCGCATCAGGTCCGCTGCGCGCTTGGCGAGGTTGGGCAGCGGCGAGACGTCCAGGTTTTGCGGGTCCAGCGGGTTGAATGCGGCGAACACCTCGTTGAGAGCGACCGACAGATTGCGCTCGATCAGGTTGACGCGCACGTTGTCGAACGTCTTGTACTGCTGGAAGAGTTCGGGAGCCGCGGGTTGTTTGAGCTGCCAGCGGATGCTGACGTCGGCCCAGGCGGTGGACTGGTTGCCCAGTCGCACCATGATGCGCTCATCGTGGTTGCCGTCCTTGACGTACTTGTCGATCTGCACCGCGCCGTCCATCTGGTGCGTCATCTGCCAGGGCCACTTGCCGTGGAATCCGTTGTTCAGACTCACCCCGGTGGGGCGTCCGAAGGTGGTGACGATCGCGATCTGGCGGGTCCCGACGATCGTGAAACAGCCCAGCAGGAAGAACAGCACCGCGGCCGCCAGCGCTCCGATGACCGCCGTCCGGCGCCGGTTGCGGGCCTTGTCTTCGCGGCTGACCAGCCAGCCGAGGGCCGCAACGCCGGCCGCGATCAGGCTCAAGACGAACATCACGATCTGCCACGTCATCCCAGACTCCTTCTCCTGTGGTGTGGGAAGACTCTAAGCTGCCGCCATGGCCATCGATCGTGCCGCTCTCATCGCGGGCAGTATCCGACTCGCTTCGGGGATCTCGTTCCTCGTCGACCCCATCAAGGCGAACAAACTGTGGGGGGACCCGGACGATCAGACCGCGACGGCGCAACTGCTGTTGCGGTCGATGGGCTACCGCGACGCGTTGATCGGCGGGCTGCTCGCCACATCGGCGTTGCGCGGCAAGAACACTCGCGGCTGGTTCCTGGCCTCCGGCGGCGCGGACGCGGCTGACCTGTTGGGCGGGCTGTCCGTGCATGGTCAGCTCAAGCGGTCCCAACAGATCATCGGCCTCGGCGGCGCGATTGTCGGTGTGGGCGTGGGGCTTTGGGGTGCGGCCCGGCCGGCCAAGCGGGTTGAGCAAGTGCCCGCCGCCGACTAGCTCCAGGGACCGATGCCGCCGACCTTGTCGATGCGGATGCGGGTCAGGAATCCCGGTGGCGCATCGGCCGGCGGGAACACGTCCGGGTCCGACAGCGTCTGCGCGAGTTCCTTCAACAGTTCCGGCGCACCGCCTTCGACGATGCGTGCCGTGCCGTTGATGGCGAGGTACGGGCGCATCTCACCGTGCGGGTCGTCGGTCGAGACGACGGTGAGGGCGACACGGGGATCGTTACGGACGTTGCGCACCTTCTTGTGTTCGCTTAGGTGTGCGGTGACGATTTCGTCGCCGTCCGGGGTGGACTGCAGCGCCACCCAGACCAGGCTCACCTGAGGACTGCCGTCGGGATTGAGGGTGATCAGCGTGGCATCTGCGCCCTTGCCGATGAGTTCACGTGCCGCGTCGTTGAGGTTCATGCGTTGTTCTACCGCTGCGGTCAGCAATTAATTCCCAACGGTTCATTTTCTTGTCAGCTTTTTCTTGTCAGAGTGGACCCGACGAAAGGGACGACCATGCGCTTCGGAATTCTGACGTTCATCACCGACGAGGGCATCGGCCCGATCGAATTGGGACCGGCACTCGAGCAGCGGGGCTTCGATTCGCTGTTCCTCGCCGAGCACACGCACATCCCGGTCACCCATGACAGCCCCTATCCCAGCGGCGGTCCGATTCCGCGGAAGTACTACCGCCCTCTCGACCCGTTCGTGGCACTTAGCGCAGTGGCCGCCACCACTCGAACACTGTTGCTGGGCACCGGAATTGCGCTGCTGCCGGAACGGGATCCGATCGTCACGGCCAAGGAGGTCGCTTCCCTGGATCTCGTCTCGCAGGGCCGATTTATGTTCGGGGTCGGCGTCGGATGGTTGCGGCAAGAGGTTGCCAATCACGGCGTCGATCCCGCGGTGCGTGGGCGGGTGTCCGATGAGCGGCTAAGCGCGATGATCGAGATCTGGACGCAGGAGGAGGCCGAATTCCACGGGAAATACGTTGATTTCGACCCGATCTATTGTTGGCCGAAGCCCGCGACGAAACCGCATCCGCCGTTGTATGTGGGTGGCGGGGGACCGGCCAGCTTCAAGCGCATCGCCCGGTTCAATGCCGGGTGGATCGCGCTCAGCCCGTCCCCGGAACTGCTGGCGGGTCCGCTGGAGGAGTTGCGTGCGTTCGCCGGCCCCGATGTCCCGGTGACCGTATGCCAGTGGGGTGAAGCCACGGCGCAGACCCTCGAGGGTTATGCGCCGCTGGGGGTGGAGCGGGTCTTGCTCGATCTGGAGACGGCGCCACGCGATGAGTCGCTGCGTCGATTGGACGAGTTGGTCGAGCTCGCGCGACTGACGTGACGCTCAGGGAAAGACGATGCGCAGCCTTTCCCACCCGCGCACCGTAGAGGTCGGCGCCAGCTTGAGGCTGTCGTAGTCGACGTCCCATTCCGGCCATCGGTTCAGCAGTTCGTCGAGCGCGACCCTGCCTTCCAGACGCGCCAGATTCGCGCCGAGGCAGTAGTGCACGCCCTTGCCGAAGGTGAGGTGGGAGATGTTGTCCCGGTGCAGGTTGAAAGTGTCA
This genomic stretch from Mycobacterium paragordonae harbors:
- a CDS encoding SPFH domain-containing protein; translation: MTWQIVMFVLSLIAAGVAALGWLVSREDKARNRRRTAVIGALAAAVLFFLLGCFTIVGTRQIAIVTTFGRPTGVSLNNGFHGKWPWQMTHQMDGAVQIDKYVKDGNHDERIMVRLGNQSTAWADVSIRWQLKQPAAPELFQQYKTFDNVRVNLIERNLSVALNEVFAAFNPLDPQNLDVSPLPNLAKRAADLMRKDVGGQVDIFDINVPTIQYDQGTEDKINQLNQQRAQTSIAVESQRTAEAQAKANEILSRSISNDPNVVVQNCITAAINKGISPLGCWPGTTAMPTVPVPGR
- a CDS encoding DUF4267 domain-containing protein, whose product is MAIDRAALIAGSIRLASGISFLVDPIKANKLWGDPDDQTATAQLLLRSMGYRDALIGGLLATSALRGKNTRGWFLASGGADAADLLGGLSVHGQLKRSQQIIGLGGAIVGVGVGLWGAARPAKRVEQVPAAD
- a CDS encoding PPOX class F420-dependent oxidoreductase, whose amino-acid sequence is MNLNDAARELIGKGADATLITLNPDGSPQVSLVWVALQSTPDGDEIVTAHLSEHKKVRNVRNDPRVALTVVSTDDPHGEMRPYLAINGTARIVEGGAPELLKELAQTLSDPDVFPPADAPPGFLTRIRIDKVGGIGPWS
- a CDS encoding LLM class F420-dependent oxidoreductase; the encoded protein is MRFGILTFITDEGIGPIELGPALEQRGFDSLFLAEHTHIPVTHDSPYPSGGPIPRKYYRPLDPFVALSAVAATTRTLLLGTGIALLPERDPIVTAKEVASLDLVSQGRFMFGVGVGWLRQEVANHGVDPAVRGRVSDERLSAMIEIWTQEEAEFHGKYVDFDPIYCWPKPATKPHPPLYVGGGGPASFKRIARFNAGWIALSPSPELLAGPLEELRAFAGPDVPVTVCQWGEATAQTLEGYAPLGVERVLLDLETAPRDESLRRLDELVELARLT